One window from the genome of Chlamydiales bacterium encodes:
- a CDS encoding Rpn family recombination-promoting nuclease/putative transposase, with protein MLSKFLDPKNDFAFKKIFGTEKNKDILIHFLNDTLTFKEGFPIQEVTFLKTIQDPEIISNKTSIVDILCKDERGHTYIVEMQVAKEKGFEKRAQYYASKAYISQTKAGGEYHNLQEVIFLAIADFIMFPNKEYFKSDHVILDKKSYENDLKDFSFTFVELPKFHKTIDDLSTMLDKWVYFFKHAEDTSEKEVSRLGAHDPIMERAYEELNRFSWSDIELLTYDQKDKYARTYKASMDQKFDEGEAVGLAKGIATVAKAMKSQGMTWQSIHAVTGLSQIAIETL; from the coding sequence ATGCTCTCTAAATTTTTAGATCCAAAAAATGATTTTGCTTTCAAAAAGATTTTTGGCACAGAAAAAAATAAAGATATCCTCATTCATTTTCTCAATGATACCCTCACTTTCAAAGAGGGTTTTCCCATTCAGGAAGTAACTTTCTTAAAGACAATTCAAGATCCAGAAATCATCTCAAACAAAACTAGCATTGTTGATATTCTCTGCAAAGATGAAAGAGGACACACTTACATCGTAGAGATGCAGGTCGCAAAAGAAAAGGGTTTTGAAAAAAGAGCACAATACTACGCCTCTAAAGCATATATCTCTCAAACAAAGGCTGGTGGCGAATATCACAATCTTCAAGAGGTGATTTTTTTAGCTATTGCTGATTTTATCATGTTTCCAAATAAAGAATATTTTAAATCTGATCACGTAATTCTCGACAAGAAGAGCTATGAAAATGATCTCAAAGACTTCTCTTTTACCTTTGTTGAGCTTCCCAAATTTCACAAAACAATAGATGATCTCTCAACGATGCTTGACAAGTGGGTCTACTTCTTTAAGCATGCTGAAGACACTTCAGAAAAGGAAGTTTCTAGGTTAGGAGCCCATGATCCTATCATGGAGAGGGCCTATGAGGAGCTCAACCGTTTTTCCTGGAGCGATATCGAGCTTTTAACCTATGACCAAAAAGACAAATATGCCCGCACCTACAAAGCCTCTATGGATCAAAAATTTGACGAGGGAGAAGCTGTAGGCCTTGCTAAAGGTATTGCTACGGTTGCAAAAGCGATGAAAAGTCAGGGCATGACATGGCAAAGTATTCACGCAGTTACAGGCCTATCACAAATAGCAATTGAAACCCTTTAA
- a CDS encoding SufS family cysteine desulfurase, which yields MKDLFLLREDFPMLRAIRHGKPLIYFDTAASAHKPKVMIEAITDFYENHYGTVHRAVYALSMESTSLYNKARTKVQHFLNAKRSEEIIFTRGTTESINLIASSFGKAMIQEGDEIILSESEHHSNIVPWQILCEERGAHLRFIPIDDNGEIIFEAYKKLLNERTKLVSIAHISNSLGVLHPIKKVIEEAHRFNAKVFIDAAQSAPHLTLDVQELDADFLAFSGHKVYGPTGVGILYGKYELLEQLPPYQAGGDMIQKVSLSKSSYNELPLKFEAGTPMIAEVIGLGASLDYLKDIGLSHIERHEIALLDHLIRELEKIEGLTILGRAKKKGSLVSFIVEGIHPLDLGTFLDFKGVAIRTGHLCSQTTMSRFSLGTVSRVSFGLYNTHEEVDLFITYLKEAIVRLS from the coding sequence ATGAAAGATCTTTTTCTTTTGCGAGAAGATTTTCCCATGTTAAGAGCCATAAGGCATGGTAAACCGCTTATCTATTTTGATACAGCAGCAAGCGCTCATAAGCCAAAAGTTATGATAGAGGCCATCACAGATTTTTATGAAAATCATTATGGAACAGTGCACAGAGCTGTTTATGCCCTTTCTATGGAATCAACAAGCCTTTATAATAAAGCGCGCACAAAAGTGCAGCATTTTTTGAATGCCAAAAGATCGGAAGAAATCATTTTTACAAGAGGTACGACAGAGAGTATCAACTTGATTGCAAGCTCCTTTGGAAAGGCTATGATACAAGAGGGTGATGAAATCATCCTTTCTGAAAGTGAACATCACTCTAACATTGTGCCGTGGCAAATTCTTTGTGAAGAGAGAGGTGCACATTTACGTTTTATCCCTATCGACGATAATGGGGAAATTATTTTTGAGGCTTATAAAAAGCTTTTGAATGAACGTACAAAGCTTGTAAGTATTGCTCACATTTCCAACTCATTAGGCGTACTTCATCCTATAAAAAAAGTCATCGAAGAGGCGCACCGTTTTAATGCTAAAGTGTTTATAGATGCGGCTCAAAGTGCACCTCATCTTACTTTGGATGTACAAGAATTAGATGCAGATTTTCTTGCATTTTCTGGTCATAAAGTTTATGGCCCAACGGGCGTTGGAATACTTTATGGCAAATACGAGCTACTTGAACAATTGCCTCCTTATCAGGCAGGTGGTGACATGATTCAAAAGGTGTCCCTCTCTAAAAGCTCTTATAATGAGCTTCCCTTGAAGTTTGAGGCAGGAACTCCTATGATTGCAGAGGTGATTGGTCTTGGTGCATCCCTTGATTATTTAAAAGATATTGGGCTAAGCCACATAGAAAGGCATGAAATAGCGCTTTTAGATCATTTGATAAGAGAGTTAGAAAAAATAGAAGGTCTTACAATACTTGGTAGAGCAAAGAAAAAAGGTTCACTTGTAAGCTTTATCGTAGAAGGTATTCATCCCTTAGATTTAGGTACTTTTCTTGATTTTAAAGGAGTTGCTATTCGCACGGGGCACTTATGTTCACAAACTACTATGAGCAGATTTTCTCTTGGAACTGTATCGAGAGTCTCTTTTGGCCTTTACAACACGCATGAAGAAGTCGATCTATTTATCACTTACTTGAAAGAAGCTATAGTAAGGCTGTCTTAA
- a CDS encoding glycoside hydrolase family 3 N-terminal domain-containing protein, with amino-acid sequence MLRFLLFFCISVSLYAGMSPEEVLSTLSLEEKIGQLFVAPIGGKLTPELMERVKTSIQSQRLGGIILTQGDPLVQIEIINCCQKMQKIPLITMQDAEWGLTMRLEPALRFPKNMALGAIQDESLLYLFGKEIGRELALVGIHVGLMPVVDVNTNPANPIIGERSFGDIPEDVARKALLVMRGVQEEGVLACAKHFPGHGDTFVDSHLDLPVIERSMEELQNSELVPFVAMIENKVGAIMPAHLSIPSLDQSSLFPSSLSSNIVDGLLKKQLGFNGLVITDALNMKGVMKYFSPREAALRAFLAGNDLLLFGAHLFEDIEEIHSIYIPEAILAIKQAVIDGKISEVQLDERVLKILKAKEVCNLFNCSHVPFVTRDELFTEDAKALKHKLYKESLTLVRDQNHLLPIATDQIVHFQIGGETQGIIEGAYYLNKEFSLEECPFISPSSTIVISLFDLSRFSKDNFNVSSSTLKLISALQGRPVILVLFGSPYALSLFDSVETIMVAYEDDPDTRESAMDAIFGTFVPSGKLPILSY; translated from the coding sequence ATGCTTCGTTTTTTACTATTTTTTTGTATTAGTGTTTCCTTATATGCAGGAATGTCTCCTGAAGAAGTTTTAAGCACACTTTCTTTGGAAGAAAAAATTGGACAACTTTTTGTAGCTCCTATTGGGGGTAAGTTGACTCCAGAGCTAATGGAAAGGGTGAAAACCTCAATTCAAAGCCAGCGCCTTGGAGGTATCATTTTAACTCAAGGAGATCCTCTTGTTCAAATTGAGATCATCAATTGCTGTCAAAAGATGCAAAAAATTCCCCTGATTACTATGCAAGATGCGGAGTGGGGGCTTACCATGCGCCTTGAGCCTGCTCTTCGTTTTCCAAAGAATATGGCTCTTGGAGCCATACAAGATGAATCTCTTCTTTATCTTTTTGGAAAAGAGATAGGAAGAGAGCTTGCATTAGTAGGTATTCATGTGGGCCTAATGCCAGTTGTTGATGTAAATACAAACCCTGCAAATCCTATTATTGGAGAGCGTTCCTTTGGAGATATTCCAGAAGATGTTGCAAGAAAAGCCTTGCTTGTTATGAGAGGAGTTCAAGAAGAGGGTGTTTTGGCTTGTGCTAAGCACTTTCCTGGGCATGGAGATACATTTGTAGACTCTCATTTGGACCTTCCTGTTATAGAGCGTTCTATGGAAGAATTGCAAAATAGCGAGCTTGTCCCTTTTGTGGCTATGATAGAAAACAAGGTTGGAGCTATTATGCCAGCACACTTATCGATTCCAAGTCTTGACCAGTCATCTCTTTTTCCCTCTTCTTTGTCCTCTAATATTGTAGATGGTCTTTTAAAAAAACAACTTGGGTTTAATGGCCTTGTTATTACAGATGCCTTAAATATGAAGGGTGTGATGAAATATTTTTCTCCAAGAGAAGCGGCGCTGCGTGCATTTTTAGCCGGTAATGATTTGCTTCTTTTTGGAGCGCATCTTTTTGAGGATATTGAAGAGATTCATTCTATCTATATTCCAGAAGCCATCCTTGCAATAAAACAAGCTGTGATAGATGGAAAAATTTCTGAGGTACAATTAGATGAGAGGGTTTTAAAGATATTGAAAGCAAAAGAGGTTTGCAATCTTTTTAATTGCTCGCATGTTCCTTTTGTAACAAGAGATGAGCTGTTTACTGAGGATGCAAAAGCATTGAAGCACAAACTATATAAAGAATCCTTGACTCTTGTTAGAGACCAAAATCATCTGCTTCCCATTGCAACGGATCAAATCGTTCATTTCCAAATTGGAGGAGAAACGCAAGGGATTATTGAAGGAGCTTACTATTTAAATAAAGAATTTTCTTTGGAAGAATGCCCATTCATTTCCCCTTCCTCTACAATTGTTATTTCTTTGTTTGATCTGAGTCGATTTTCAAAAGATAATTTTAATGTTTCTTCATCTACGCTGAAACTAATTAGTGCTTTGCAAGGAAGGCCTGTTATTCTTGTCTTATTTGGAAGCCCTTATGCCCTATCCTTATTCGATTCAGTAGAAACTATAATGGTTGCTTATGAAGATGATCCTGATACAAGAGAATCTGCCATGGATGCAATTTTTGGCACATTTGTCCCTAGTGGCAAGCTTCCTATCTTGTCTTATTAA
- the sufC gene encoding Fe-S cluster assembly ATPase SufC, which yields MNVKEPLIDIKNLHVSIDGKPILKGFNLTVFPGEIHAIMGPNGAGKSTLAKVLAGHPSYGVVDGEVIFCKKNILEQDPEERAMMGLFMSFQYPPEIPGVSNEQFLREAFNAKRRALSQDSYSEEAFSIFLQEKMDLVEMKKEFITRSVNEGFSGGEKKRNEILQMAILDPKLAILDETDSGLDIDAMRVVSRGVNRLMNKEKGLILITHYQRLLDYIKPDFVHVMMDGKIVESGPSTLALHLEDKGYDAFLAAVGDES from the coding sequence ATGAATGTAAAAGAGCCTTTAATCGATATTAAAAACCTTCATGTCTCAATTGATGGCAAACCTATTTTAAAGGGATTTAATCTCACGGTATTTCCTGGAGAGATTCATGCAATTATGGGACCAAATGGAGCTGGAAAGTCAACGCTTGCAAAAGTACTGGCAGGTCATCCTTCTTACGGGGTTGTGGATGGAGAAGTTATATTCTGCAAAAAAAATATTTTAGAGCAAGATCCAGAAGAGAGAGCCATGATGGGGCTTTTCATGAGCTTTCAATATCCTCCAGAGATTCCAGGTGTTAGTAATGAGCAGTTTTTAAGAGAAGCCTTCAATGCAAAGAGAAGGGCTTTATCGCAAGATTCCTATTCTGAAGAGGCTTTTTCTATCTTTTTACAAGAAAAGATGGATCTTGTGGAGATGAAAAAAGAGTTTATCACAAGAAGTGTGAATGAGGGTTTTTCTGGGGGTGAGAAAAAGCGCAATGAAATCTTGCAGATGGCGATACTTGATCCAAAGCTTGCTATATTAGATGAAACAGATTCTGGCTTAGATATCGATGCAATGCGAGTTGTTTCAAGGGGTGTTAATCGCTTGATGAATAAAGAGAAGGGGCTTATTTTAATCACGCATTATCAGCGTCTTCTAGATTATATTAAGCCAGATTTTGTGCATGTGATGATGGATGGAAAAATTGTAGAGTCTGGCCCTTCTACACTTGCACTCCATTTGGAAGATAAAGGGTATGACGCCTTTTTAGCAGCAGTCGGAGATGAATCTTAA
- the sufB gene encoding Fe-S cluster assembly protein SufB, protein MAHDPVDQFSSEKTEYKYGFVTHIETDSLPKGINEEIIRAISAKKQEPAFMLEFRLKAFRAWLQMEEPSWQNVSYPKIDYQNICYYSAPKTKPKLDSLDQVDPELLATFEKLGIPLDEQQRLTNVAVDVVFDSVSIGTTFRKKLDEAGVVLCPISEAVHKYPELIEKYLGSVVPISDNYFSALNSAVFSDGSFVYVPKGVKCPMELSTYFRINDKESGQFERTLIIVEENASVSYLEGCTAPAYDTNQLHAAVVELVALDHASIKYSTVQNWYSGDPKTGLGGIYNFVTKRGRCLGKASKISWTQVEVGAAITWKYPSCILQGDDSVGEFYSIALTNGKMQADTGTKMIHLGKNTRSTIISKGISADTSSNSYRGLVKIAPRAEGARNYTQCDSMLVGNKCSANTFPYIEVANATSEVEHEASTSKMNEEQLFYFQSRGIAREDAVNLVVNGFCKQVIKELPLEFAAEAQKLLSLKLENSVG, encoded by the coding sequence ATGGCTCATGATCCTGTGGATCAATTTTCTTCAGAAAAGACGGAGTATAAGTATGGGTTTGTAACTCATATTGAAACCGACTCTCTGCCCAAGGGAATCAATGAAGAGATTATCAGAGCGATTTCTGCTAAGAAGCAAGAGCCTGCATTTATGTTGGAATTTCGCCTGAAAGCTTTCCGAGCTTGGTTGCAAATGGAAGAGCCCTCTTGGCAAAATGTATCTTATCCAAAAATCGATTATCAAAATATTTGCTATTATTCTGCTCCAAAAACTAAGCCAAAATTAGATAGCCTAGACCAAGTAGACCCAGAACTTTTGGCAACATTTGAAAAATTGGGCATTCCACTTGATGAGCAACAAAGACTTACAAATGTTGCAGTTGACGTAGTATTTGATTCTGTTTCTATTGGGACCACCTTTAGAAAAAAGTTAGATGAAGCAGGTGTTGTTCTTTGCCCCATTTCCGAGGCAGTACATAAATATCCAGAGCTTATAGAAAAGTATTTGGGAAGTGTAGTTCCCATAAGTGATAACTATTTTTCAGCGCTTAATTCGGCTGTTTTTTCCGATGGCTCTTTTGTCTATGTTCCAAAAGGTGTCAAGTGCCCCATGGAGTTATCTACTTATTTTCGCATTAATGATAAAGAGTCAGGGCAGTTTGAGCGCACACTTATCATTGTAGAAGAAAATGCTTCTGTAAGTTATTTGGAAGGGTGTACAGCTCCTGCTTATGACACTAATCAGTTGCATGCAGCAGTTGTTGAGCTTGTCGCCTTAGATCATGCATCGATTAAATATTCTACTGTGCAGAACTGGTATTCTGGTGATCCAAAAACAGGCCTCGGTGGTATTTACAACTTTGTTACAAAGAGAGGAAGATGCCTTGGAAAGGCATCGAAAATTTCATGGACACAAGTAGAGGTGGGCGCTGCAATCACTTGGAAGTACCCAAGTTGTATTTTGCAAGGGGATGATTCTGTTGGAGAGTTTTATTCCATAGCTCTTACTAATGGGAAGATGCAGGCGGATACAGGCACTAAAATGATTCATCTTGGGAAAAATACAAGGTCAACAATTATTTCTAAGGGGATTTCAGCAGATACTTCTTCCAATAGTTACAGAGGTCTTGTAAAAATTGCTCCAAGAGCAGAAGGCGCAAGAAATTATACGCAATGTGATTCTATGCTTGTTGGTAATAAGTGTTCAGCAAATACATTTCCCTATATTGAAGTTGCAAATGCCACAAGTGAAGTAGAGCATGAAGCATCTACATCTAAGATGAATGAAGAGCAACTTTTCTACTTTCAGTCCAGAGGGATTGCAAGAGAAGATGCTGTTAATTTAGTTGTCAATGGCTTTTGTAAGCAAGTCATTAAAGAGCTTCCTTTAGAATTTGCAGCAGAAGCACAAAAACTGCTTTCATTAAAACTTGAAAACTCGGTTGGATAA
- a CDS encoding NHLP bacteriocin export ABC transporter permease/ATPase subunit, translated as MKNNKTISVQLSKISTLEGDVQEVPSNHRRFLAYPDAIWMIESGEGAIFAMERTGTLVKNGVLDKGPLTYLSSVKPGSLIFGFTITPEDPTAILIMTHSKAKWKKMRADSLSSACQDDFEIRKEFSLQVDFWINQFASQVAYLELEENDLVIKSDDTLDVDTGKIIAPFKSVDPKKKEDILWVEVLEGECNLFGFDSLKIDKEAGVYPLNHISWISTAATHVVLRGMTTEEAVAHPKFWTGFRLFQEHSLKLVTLSIQRKQEDDLKRVNEREVLDASVVDQSLKNMASVLQEKPDPQVTPGRDGLLRACQLVGIEMGIEFAPVKDKRPLDPIYTQLLKLCQKARSQMRRVTLKDDFWNFDSLPLLAFYKDGMRPVALINKNPSYYEIIDPITLERTPLNQETASKLSSEAYTFYQPFPEGALSGFSIFKFCAFGRRREMLTIACTGVLGGIISLFPPFLNKVLFSDVIGAGEANLLWQVVVGLVLVAFSMTIFTLARSLTMLRLTQMVGFKMETALWDRILSLPTTFFRQFTVGNLIQRVYSITQIHQLISGTAVKILLSGIFSLFYLIAMLYYSPLLALVGLAIIVSSVIVSGICIVLKTILQRKILAVSGILNGIVVQIISGVGKLRISGAENRAFAYWSKYFTENRRLRAHSYSIQNVVTTMTAFLPILSSMVLFTVVMNMLEDSEQGQALMTLSVGSLIAFLAAYVPFSQAIFDVCNTLINLVQVIPLWERSKVILQADPEVNAEKIKPGRLMGDVVLDHISFRYGKESPLVLDNLSLYANPGEFIAIVGPSGCGKSTLVRILLGFEVPEFGSIYYNSKDLSSLDLRDVRHQIGVVLQNGAIFSGSLYENIVCGGTYTKEQVEYAMKVSGFDKDIESFPMGLHTVVQSGGGAFSGGQAQRLLIARALISNPRLLIFDEATSALDNKTQDLVTENLDKLKVTRIVIAHRLSTIKNADRIYVIEKGRVIQEGSFQELSSEEGLFKTMLKRQAL; from the coding sequence ATGAAGAATAACAAAACAATCTCTGTTCAACTATCTAAGATTTCTACTCTCGAAGGAGATGTTCAAGAAGTTCCCTCAAACCATAGAAGGTTTCTTGCCTATCCAGATGCCATATGGATGATAGAGTCTGGAGAAGGTGCTATTTTTGCAATGGAGAGGACGGGCACGCTTGTTAAAAATGGTGTTCTAGACAAGGGGCCCCTTACTTACTTGAGTTCTGTAAAACCTGGATCTCTAATTTTTGGCTTTACGATCACTCCAGAAGACCCAACGGCTATCCTTATTATGACCCACTCTAAGGCAAAGTGGAAGAAAATGAGAGCGGATTCACTCTCTTCTGCCTGTCAAGATGATTTTGAAATAAGAAAAGAGTTTTCTTTGCAAGTAGACTTTTGGATTAATCAATTTGCAAGTCAAGTAGCCTATCTAGAGTTGGAAGAGAATGATTTGGTCATCAAATCAGATGACACATTAGATGTAGATACAGGAAAAATCATTGCACCCTTTAAAAGCGTTGACCCTAAGAAAAAGGAAGACATTCTTTGGGTAGAGGTATTGGAGGGGGAATGCAACTTATTTGGATTCGACTCTTTGAAAATTGATAAAGAGGCAGGTGTTTATCCATTGAATCATATTTCTTGGATATCCACGGCAGCAACGCATGTTGTGCTAAGAGGGATGACAACAGAAGAGGCAGTAGCACATCCAAAATTTTGGACTGGTTTTAGATTATTCCAAGAGCATTCTTTAAAGCTTGTCACTTTAAGCATTCAACGTAAGCAAGAAGATGATTTAAAACGAGTTAATGAAAGGGAAGTCTTAGATGCATCTGTTGTGGATCAGTCACTGAAAAATATGGCAAGTGTTTTGCAAGAAAAGCCAGATCCACAAGTAACGCCTGGAAGAGATGGATTACTAAGGGCTTGTCAATTAGTCGGTATTGAAATGGGTATTGAATTTGCCCCTGTTAAAGATAAAAGGCCTTTGGATCCTATTTACACGCAATTATTAAAGCTGTGTCAAAAAGCAAGGTCACAGATGCGAAGAGTTACGCTAAAAGATGATTTTTGGAATTTTGATTCACTGCCTCTTCTTGCTTTTTATAAAGATGGAATGCGTCCTGTTGCACTTATTAATAAAAACCCATCTTATTATGAGATTATTGACCCTATTACTTTAGAGAGAACGCCTTTAAATCAAGAAACTGCATCTAAATTATCGAGTGAGGCCTACACATTCTATCAACCATTTCCAGAAGGTGCTTTGAGTGGATTTTCGATTTTTAAATTCTGTGCGTTTGGAAGAAGAAGAGAAATGCTTACAATCGCTTGTACAGGAGTTCTTGGTGGCATTATAAGCTTGTTTCCTCCTTTCTTGAATAAAGTGTTGTTTAGTGATGTAATAGGGGCTGGGGAGGCGAATCTTTTATGGCAAGTAGTTGTAGGTCTTGTTTTAGTTGCATTTAGCATGACGATTTTTACATTGGCACGCTCTTTAACGATGCTAAGACTCACTCAAATGGTTGGCTTTAAGATGGAAACCGCTTTGTGGGATCGTATTTTAAGCCTTCCAACTACATTTTTTAGGCAATTTACCGTTGGTAATTTGATACAGAGGGTATATTCTATTACACAAATTCATCAACTTATAAGTGGTACAGCCGTTAAGATCCTTCTTTCTGGAATATTCTCACTCTTTTATCTTATTGCAATGCTTTACTACAGCCCTCTACTTGCCCTTGTGGGACTTGCTATTATTGTATCTAGCGTGATTGTCTCTGGCATTTGTATCGTCTTAAAAACGATCTTGCAAAGAAAAATTTTGGCTGTAAGTGGTATTTTAAATGGCATTGTCGTACAGATTATTTCGGGTGTTGGAAAACTTAGAATCAGTGGTGCTGAAAACCGAGCTTTTGCTTATTGGAGCAAGTATTTTACTGAAAACAGACGTTTGAGAGCACATTCTTACTCTATTCAAAACGTTGTAACTACAATGACGGCATTTTTACCGATCTTATCGTCGATGGTTTTGTTTACGGTCGTTATGAATATGCTAGAAGATAGTGAGCAAGGACAAGCTTTGATGACTCTTTCTGTTGGTTCCTTGATTGCATTTTTGGCAGCTTATGTTCCCTTTTCTCAAGCAATTTTTGATGTATGCAATACACTTATCAATTTAGTGCAAGTTATCCCTCTTTGGGAGCGATCAAAAGTTATTTTACAAGCAGATCCTGAGGTTAATGCAGAAAAAATTAAGCCTGGAAGGCTTATGGGTGATGTAGTGCTAGATCATATCTCTTTTCGTTATGGAAAGGAATCACCTTTGGTTTTGGATAATTTGTCATTGTATGCAAATCCGGGTGAATTTATTGCAATTGTAGGGCCTTCTGGGTGTGGCAAGTCTACTCTTGTTAGGATATTACTTGGTTTTGAGGTTCCAGAGTTTGGTAGTATTTATTACAATAGCAAAGACCTCTCTTCCTTGGATTTAAGAGATGTACGTCATCAGATTGGTGTTGTATTGCAAAATGGAGCTATATTTTCTGGGTCTTTGTATGAAAATATTGTTTGTGGTGGTACCTACACAAAAGAACAGGTGGAATATGCAATGAAGGTTTCTGGATTTGATAAGGATATAGAAAGTTTTCCTATGGGGCTTCATACAGTGGTTCAAAGCGGTGGAGGTGCATTCAGCGGAGGGCAGGCACAGCGTCTTCTTATTGCAAGAGCACTTATTTCTAATCCTAGGCTCTTAATTTTTGACGAGGCTACAAGTGCTTTAGATAATAAAACGCAAGATTTGGTAACAGAGAACCTGGATAAGTTAAAAGTTACTCGCATAGTAATAGCTCACAGGCTTAGCACCATAAAAAATGCAGATCGCATCTATGTCATTGAAAAGGGACGGGTTATACAAGAAGGATCGTTCCAGGAGCTTTCTTCAGAAGAGGGTCTCTTTAAAACCATGCTAAAACGTCAAGCTCTTTAA
- a CDS encoding SufD family Fe-S cluster assembly protein: protein MSGHVLLEPLQEDLFLRSLHEHYANASKEDALQHFRARSWDRFLDLGLPKKRKESYQYVPLRTLYVTEFLGREQILEELKVEDIESHILSECRHSCIVFVDGKFDKSLSNMSSIKHNIVWKALSDAFRTYGTFLNNHLGKSLKEETDAFALLNMALSSGSAFIYIPPKIKIEVPIQILHVVTNKSPLCFPRVQLFVGAFAEVSFVSKTVQEKDADVFLSGMYDFVVDEGAKVHYSTLDSSFKSWQFEFLRAQLKKNSLFQAVSHTRGAKTFRQDFYVSLLGENSECALYGLWDLKKNQESHTNVFIEHVAPFCKSLQLFKGVLSDTSKSSFEGKIYVHPEAQKTDAFQLNNHLFLSPYVIANSKPNLEIFADDVKASHGATFGQLNLDSLFYLKSRGISDAKARKLLIQGFTKEILDLLPFGRSL, encoded by the coding sequence ATGTCTGGACATGTTCTATTAGAACCTTTGCAAGAAGATCTATTTTTGCGCTCATTGCATGAGCACTATGCAAATGCTTCAAAAGAAGATGCGCTGCAACACTTTAGAGCAAGATCTTGGGATCGTTTTTTAGATTTGGGTCTTCCTAAGAAAAGAAAAGAGTCTTATCAATACGTTCCTCTTCGCACCTTGTACGTAACAGAGTTTTTGGGAAGAGAGCAGATCTTGGAAGAGTTAAAAGTGGAAGATATTGAGTCTCACATCCTTTCAGAGTGTAGACACTCTTGCATTGTTTTTGTAGATGGAAAATTTGATAAGAGTCTTTCGAATATGAGCTCTATTAAGCATAACATTGTATGGAAAGCCCTTTCAGACGCATTTAGAACTTATGGAACTTTTTTAAATAACCATTTAGGAAAGAGTTTAAAAGAAGAAACGGATGCTTTTGCTCTACTCAACATGGCTCTATCTTCTGGATCCGCTTTCATCTATATTCCTCCTAAAATTAAAATAGAGGTTCCTATACAGATTCTTCATGTAGTTACAAATAAATCCCCACTTTGTTTTCCAAGAGTGCAGTTATTTGTAGGTGCATTTGCTGAAGTCTCTTTCGTTTCAAAAACAGTTCAAGAAAAAGATGCAGATGTTTTCTTGAGTGGAATGTACGATTTTGTTGTCGATGAGGGAGCAAAAGTTCATTATAGCACACTTGATAGCTCTTTTAAGTCATGGCAGTTTGAGTTTTTAAGGGCTCAGCTTAAAAAAAATAGCTTGTTTCAAGCAGTAAGCCATACAAGGGGTGCAAAGACGTTTAGACAAGATTTTTATGTCTCGTTATTAGGAGAAAATAGCGAGTGTGCTTTGTATGGTTTATGGGATTTGAAAAAAAATCAAGAGTCTCATACAAACGTATTTATAGAGCATGTAGCCCCTTTCTGCAAGTCATTGCAGTTGTTTAAAGGCGTGCTCAGTGACACATCAAAGTCTTCTTTTGAGGGGAAAATTTATGTTCATCCAGAAGCTCAAAAGACAGATGCTTTTCAACTAAACAACCATCTGTTTTTAAGTCCTTACGTAATTGCCAATAGTAAACCAAATTTAGAAATTTTTGCAGATGACGTAAAGGCGTCTCACGGGGCAACTTTTGGTCAGCTCAACTTAGATTCTCTGTTTTATTTGAAGTCAAGGGGCATAAGTGATGCAAAAGCAAGGAAGCTTCTTATACAAGGATTTACAAAAGAAATTCTAGACCTTTTACCCTTTGGAAGAAGTTTATGA